AGATGACCATGGGATACAGTGTAAAGGCGCATTTAGATGCTGCAATGAGCagccaattgttgggaaggaagagtTCCTTCTCGACAATAGGCTGCttgttaagtggaggtgaagcgctgtatttacatgcattgatcttctccacagtatggggaggagtgatcgctaaagCTTGTCCCCACACAAAATCTTTGCTCCTGGGCAGCATAGTGCTGTTTAGACCTCTCGATCTGCTGCCCGGGAACAATGATTGAGGTGTTCACACCATGAATGAGCGTTTCGCTCACTTACCAagtgatctgcggcacctttagacgggcagattatTGAGTAAGAGAATTCATAGGAacatttgttcccgataatcggtccatgtaaatccagcttaaggtcgaccatacacattagatagctgtcagccaaacacTTGTTTGGTCAACAGCTATCCCCCATACACCTGCACACTGGGCTTGGCCGAGAGTGTATGAGATCTGAATGTGGAGAGGggagtaagctgctgccagacacctctggcaggGATTTAGGCTGCAGCCAGGAGCAAGGTGGGTTCTTCCCCAAATTGGGCAAATGGAGGCCATCTATCTGACCCTTGCAGGGCCTTCATGTTGTAAGGGTTGGGGAAGATTTGTAGAGGTTACTTTGAAAAGGGCCTGCGCAAGACCACATACTTGTGCACTTTGAAATATCACTTGGGTGAAGAAAGTCAGGATCacaggcttttaaaaaaaataaaggatttcCCCTGAGAACAAAATGATCAATCATGTTCATTTACAACAGCCTAATCGTTCTCTGCCTCAAAATTGGCGACTTCACCCAACATTAATCTAACACATATGGCCAGCTTATGCTAAAGTGGTAACATTGTAACATTTTTGCCCATTTTTGTAAGGTTCTGCTGATAATCTGCCACACTGTTGGACAAGTTCAGTTGCCTCCATTGAGACAGGTGTCGGCTGAAGTGTCTGGCAGAAGCCCACCTTCCTCCACCTCAGTCCCCCTAAAAGTAACTGAGATGACCATGAATGTCATGGAGGGAATTGTCCGTCTTAATGAAATAAATCTTTCAGCAGTCTATTGACCAcataaaggggtcgtctcacttcagtaagttgcatttatcatgtagagaaagataatacaagccacttactaatgtattgttattattatccatattgcttcctttgctggatggatttatttttccatcacattatacgctgctcattTCCTTAGTTAcagaccaccatgcaatccatcagtggtggtcgtgcttgcacactataggaaaaagcatcagcctctctggtggccgggaccatgggtgctcacataggctagtgctttttcctatattgtgcaagcacgaccaccgctgatggatcgCAGGGtgatctgtaaccatggaaacgagcagtgtataatgtgatagaaaaataaatctagccagcaaaggaaacaatatggataataacattacatcagtaagtgccttgtattaactttctctacataataaatgccacttactgaagtgagacaacccctttaagtgttcttAAGAATCTAAACTTGCCAAAATAAGCTTGCCACAGACATCCACTAATGGATCTTCAGCCGACAATTACCACCACTGGTTCCCCATTAACCTGCACGTTTGGTATATTCGTTTCTGTTGAGGTGAGTTACTGCCAGAGACCATAGATTGACTTCTCTACACCGATCATCATAGAAAGTAAGGTAGCCATACAGCTTATGGAGAAAACAAAGCATTCTGGGCCTGAAGTGATCTGTCTGTACAGAATTCTAAATGTGCTTTTTAGAGAAACCTGCCCTGTCTGCAGAGTGTATATTTAGTAGTTTGGCAGCTTCAACCATCTCCTTCTCTGCCAGTCTTAGGGGGTTCATATGTGAGAAGGTAATACTATCCTCCTCTGAGCTCCTTTCCCTATAAGGAGCCTTGAAGAGTCTGCTAATTATACCAGCTCTTATCTTCTGGGCACCAGCAGCAACCTCTTGGGGTTCAGTCATCTGTGGACATAGTGCTGTGACAAAGCCCTGTGTCCTTAGCCACCATGCCGCAGGTCAGTCTGCATTCTTCGGGTGTCACCAGCCTTGCTCAAGAACCTTTGCTTATGGGTTACCCAACTGtgtcttaatttttatttttttacttttattctttTGATTCTTTACTTTTTGCTCCCTTGGTTTTTTTGGGAATGGGTGGGATTCTTCTACTTTTTACGTCAGATCTGGCAGTGGAAATAGCCAATACCTACGGATACGCGAAATACCTGGATTGCTTTTTAAAATTTGGATTGGTTTAAGGAATTTGAAAAATACCTGCACCATTAGGCCCTACTCCATCACTCTGTGTCTTACCTAGAAGGAGCGGAGTAGAGTTGTAGCTCCTTCTCCTGTAGCCTATTCTTCTCACCCAGTTAATGGATGGATTAATAATGGTTGGGGAACCCCATCAGTGGTTACCAGCACTCATATTATGCATTTGTTTGGTTTGCAGCCTACAGACCAGCAGCAAGATGCGAGGTCCTTCCTCAGCGAGGAAATGATCGCTGGTAAGAATTTATCTTTGATTTTTTTCACCTGTGTTTGCATATGTTCTCATGTGGTTATACCAAAAGTATGTTTTGTTGTATCTGAGTATAGGTGTGTAATTCTGTAATATCCGTAAACTGGTGAGGACAATCAACTTGtatgcattagagaaaaactgCCCAGATGCCATATTTTATAAAGGTTCAAAATGGCGGCTATAGTAATTAAGAAGAGCCAAGGTATAGAGGCTTTGATGGAATATTTTTCTTAGGCCTGTTATCTAGTGCACATGAGAAGCCACTGTAACTTATGAAAAATACAGGAAATCGGTTACAAGGACTTAATATACAAGGTGGGAACCCTGATGcattaggctgagttcatacaTACAGTTTTTGATGCAGTATTTGGTGCACTTTTTGGAATAGATACAAAAGAAAGGAGAAGTATAACTTTTCCTTTTACATCCACTCCTATGTTTGCCTTTACAACTGCATAAAAAATGGCATACAATTGTATAAAATAGCCAAAAGGGAATAATAAAAGTGTCCagaatattaaaaaaatgaataatattGGAATAATTCTCAAAATTAATTTGAAGAAGAGACAGAATGGCCAAAGATGTATTATTATTTCTAAAGAATATCAGGTCGAATTCGAAATACGAAAATTAGTCATAGAATAGGTACAAACTTCATCAACGTGACAAGGTTGAGGAGCAGTAAAGGACGTGTGGCTGTCAAAGAAAGAGACTTTACTTTTTAGTGTTGCGAAATCAGAACTGCAGGTTAATAGATAATAGCATAATCAGGGCAGAAAAATGTATACTAAAAATTAGATTATCTCATAAGTGAAATGTAGTCCAAAGGTTGAGATAAAGACCACCAAGCTGAAGACATGGGCAAGTGCAAGTTGGAGAAGATATATTGTACATGTCGTGGCCCTGCCAGGAGACAGAGATGGTAATGTTGTATTTCTTCTTGCAACAGAGTTCAAGGCCGCCTTTGACATGTTTGACACAGATGGCGGTGGAGACATCAGCACCAAGGAGTTGGGTACTGTTATGCGCATGCTTGGACAGACCCCAACCAAAGAAGAGCTGGATGCCATCATTGAGGAAGTAGATGAAGATGGTGAGTTTAGGCAGAAATGAGAGAATTATGAAGATGCTAGCAAATCTATATTACtgttggacccatttatttttgtAGAAGCCATTAACCTTATAGTCCATACATTATGGTGTGTACACTCTATATGATAGTTAATGATCATTTATGAGAGTGATACTCTGGTTATTGATCGTTAAGATGTGACTGGTGTGTAAATAGCTGAAGAATTAATAATGGTGTCTTACAGGCAGCGGTACCATCGACTTTGAAGAGTTCTTGGTCATGATGGTGCGCCAGATGAAAGAGGATGCGCAAGGAAAAAGTGAAGAGGAGTTGGCTGAATGCTTCCGCATCTTTGACAAGTGAGTATCTCCTTTCATTACCCAATAGTATATAAATAGACCCGTATGTGGGTAACCTTCTCCATGTCTCCCTGCCTCTTTGCTGATGGTTTCTCATGTTTCCTCTCAGGAATGCTGATGGGTACATCGATAGTGATGAGCTGGCAGAGATCCTCCGTTCCTCTGGTGAGAGTATCACAGATGAGGAAATTGATGAGCTGATGAAGGATGGAGACAAAAACAATGATGGCAAGATTGACTTTGATGGTAAGTTTAGTGTAACTCCCCTCTATGTTAGGCAAAAGCCATCGGCATCTCTCTACAGTCATGCCATACCTTAAAACATTCCATGCATGTCACCATATGGACActtgtctttttttctttgcagagtTCCTCAAGATGATGGAAGGTGTACAATAAGCTGTTGGACATTCCTCTGGAGCGTTTTGACGCTAGCTTGTACATTATACTTGTCTTACTTTTTTCTGCTGGATGGAGTAATTTCCCCCTGCTCTATCTTGCATCTCCCAGAATCCTCCATGTCTCAGCTTTGTTCAATGAACACCATCTACAACGTTCAGCCTGCGGAGAATATTTTCTGTTTTTCTCAACCAGATCTTCCGCTTTCTACATCACTCTTAATTTCTTCAACTTTCAGATGTTATTTATGAAACCGAAAACCACCATTA
The sequence above is a segment of the Bufo gargarizans isolate SCDJY-AF-19 chromosome 6, ASM1485885v1, whole genome shotgun sequence genome. Coding sequences within it:
- the TNNC2 gene encoding troponin C, skeletal muscle isoform X1, which encodes MPQPTDQQQDARSFLSEEMIAEFKAAFDMFDTDGGGDISTKELGTVMRMLGQTPTKEELDAIIEEVDEDGSGTIDFEEFLVMMVRQMKEDAQGKSEEELAECFRIFDKNADGYIDSDELAEILRSSGESITDEEIDELMKDGDKNNDGKIDFDEFLKMMEGVQ
- the TNNC2 gene encoding troponin C, skeletal muscle isoform X2, whose translation is MPTDQQQDARSFLSEEMIAEFKAAFDMFDTDGGGDISTKELGTVMRMLGQTPTKEELDAIIEEVDEDGSGTIDFEEFLVMMVRQMKEDAQGKSEEELAECFRIFDKNADGYIDSDELAEILRSSGESITDEEIDELMKDGDKNNDGKIDFDEFLKMMEGVQ